From Methanosarcina lacustris Z-7289, one genomic window encodes:
- a CDS encoding 3-methyl-2-oxobutanoate dehydrogenase subunit VorB, which translates to MATQLIKGNSAVIVGALYAGCDCFFGYPITPASEILHDASSYFPKIGRKFVQAESEEAAINMVFGGASAGHRVMTSSSGPGISLMQEGVSYLAGAELPCVIVDVMRAGPGLGNIGPEQADYNQVVKGGGHGNYRTIVLAPNSVQEMCDFTMKAFDLAFKYRNPAVVLADGVLGQMIESLKFPEKALVPKTDTSWAVNGTAETRANLITSIFLDFNELGKFNEKLQEKYELIKQNEVDYEEYMTEDASIVLVSYGISSRICRSAVDLARQAGIKVGSFRPKTLFPFPEAQLKALADKGCSFISVEMSNGQMIDDVRLAIRCSQPVELVNRMGGNLITLDQIMDKIRKVAGEA; encoded by the coding sequence ATGGCAACACAACTCATAAAAGGCAATTCCGCAGTAATCGTCGGCGCACTCTACGCTGGCTGTGACTGTTTCTTTGGATACCCCATTACTCCGGCAAGTGAGATCCTGCACGATGCTTCCAGTTACTTCCCGAAAATTGGCCGGAAATTTGTTCAGGCCGAGTCTGAAGAAGCTGCAATCAACATGGTCTTTGGAGGAGCATCGGCCGGACACAGGGTCATGACATCCTCATCAGGGCCTGGAATCAGCCTGATGCAGGAGGGAGTTTCCTACCTTGCAGGTGCAGAACTGCCCTGCGTGATCGTGGATGTTATGCGGGCAGGACCAGGGCTCGGGAACATAGGGCCTGAGCAGGCAGATTATAACCAGGTCGTAAAAGGTGGAGGGCACGGAAATTACAGGACCATTGTGCTTGCCCCCAATTCCGTACAGGAAATGTGCGACTTTACCATGAAAGCTTTCGATCTGGCTTTCAAGTACAGGAACCCTGCAGTCGTACTTGCTGACGGAGTGCTCGGACAGATGATCGAGTCCCTGAAGTTCCCCGAAAAAGCTCTTGTCCCAAAAACCGACACCAGCTGGGCAGTTAACGGTACGGCAGAAACCAGAGCTAACCTGATAACCTCAATCTTCCTGGACTTCAATGAACTCGGAAAGTTCAATGAGAAGCTGCAGGAAAAGTATGAGCTGATAAAGCAGAACGAGGTTGACTACGAGGAATACATGACCGAAGATGCCTCAATTGTGCTCGTTTCCTACGGTATAAGCAGCCGGATCTGCAGGTCAGCCGTAGACCTTGCCAGGCAGGCAGGAATAAAAGTAGGGAGTTTCAGGCCAAAGACTCTTTTCCCGTTCCCGGAGGCGCAGTTGAAAGCCCTTGCAGATAAGGGATGTTCTTTCATCTCCGTGGAGATGAGCAACGGGCAGATGATAGACGATGTCAGGCTTGCTATCAGATGTTCACAGCCCGTGGAACTGGTAAACCGCATGGGAGGAAACCTGATTACCCTTGACCAGATTATGGACAAAATCAGAAAGGTTGCAGGGGAGGCATAA
- a CDS encoding APC family permease, with product MERESELKRDLSLPEITLVGIGNILGAGIYVLMGKAAGLAGNMVWLSFLFAGFTAALSGLSYMELSSMYPRAGAEYEFARRAFGERVGLFVGLLVIYYVAITGSAVALGFGRYFSNLFGGGILIGAVSLFIVLSLILVYGIKESARLAILMTFIELSGLLIIIYVGIPYLGTVNYFETPNLSGVFEASSLMIFAFLGFEDIVRLSQETRDAEKTTPKALLIAISVTVFLYICVAVSAVSVLDFRVLGTSEIPLADVVAVSLGNKAFVLLSWIALFSTTNTVLVVMLGGSRIVYGMAEAGSLPKIFARVHHLFKTPWTAIFGIACFSSLFLLLGDITTVANIANFMIFIVFFIVNISLIKLRYTEPGRKRPFRVPFSIGRLPLFPALGALSAVFLFFQISKEVMVYGFFLAGISILIVLLKTRKKSAEILAVLFYLIIVSL from the coding sequence ATGGAAAGGGAATCTGAACTAAAAAGGGACCTGAGTTTACCGGAAATTACCCTGGTAGGAATTGGCAATATTCTTGGAGCCGGGATCTATGTGCTTATGGGAAAAGCTGCAGGGCTTGCAGGCAATATGGTCTGGCTTTCCTTTCTGTTTGCAGGATTTACTGCTGCACTTTCCGGCCTTAGTTATATGGAGCTTTCTTCTATGTATCCAAGAGCAGGGGCGGAGTATGAGTTTGCAAGGAGAGCTTTTGGGGAACGCGTGGGCCTATTTGTAGGGCTGCTTGTAATCTATTATGTAGCAATTACCGGCTCTGCGGTTGCTCTCGGCTTCGGAAGGTACTTCAGTAATCTTTTCGGGGGTGGAATTCTAATAGGGGCAGTAAGCCTGTTTATTGTCCTGAGCCTGATCCTGGTTTACGGCATCAAGGAGTCCGCGAGGCTGGCTATTCTCATGACATTTATAGAACTGTCGGGACTTCTGATTATTATTTACGTGGGAATTCCTTATCTTGGTACGGTAAATTATTTTGAGACTCCGAATCTCTCAGGAGTCTTTGAGGCTTCCTCCCTGATGATTTTTGCATTTCTTGGTTTTGAAGATATTGTGAGATTATCCCAGGAAACGAGAGATGCAGAGAAAACAACTCCAAAAGCTTTGCTTATTGCCATCTCCGTCACTGTTTTCCTCTATATTTGTGTGGCAGTATCTGCTGTAAGTGTGCTTGATTTTCGGGTTCTCGGAACTTCAGAGATTCCGCTTGCTGATGTTGTGGCGGTCTCTCTAGGGAATAAGGCTTTTGTCCTTCTTTCCTGGATCGCTCTTTTTTCCACAACGAACACCGTACTTGTGGTTATGCTTGGAGGGTCGAGGATTGTCTATGGTATGGCAGAAGCAGGTTCGCTTCCAAAAATCTTCGCACGTGTACACCATCTCTTCAAGACTCCCTGGACTGCAATTTTTGGAATTGCATGCTTTTCGAGTCTGTTTCTTCTCCTCGGAGACATAACAACGGTAGCAAATATTGCGAATTTTATGATTTTTATTGTTTTTTTTATAGTTAATATCTCCCTCATAAAGCTCCGATACACAGAGCCGGGAAGAAAACGCCCTTTTAGAGTGCCGTTCAGCATCGGCCGTTTGCCCCTGTTTCCGGCTCTTGGTGCTCTATCTGCTGTTTTTCTTTTTTTCCAGATCAGTAAAGAAGTCATGGTTTACGGGTTTTTCCTTGCAGGAATCAGTATACTTATAGTGCTGCTCAAAACCAGAAAAAAGTCTGCTGAGATTCTGGCTGTCTTATTTTATCTCATTATAGTTTCCTTATAG
- a CDS encoding 2-oxoacid:acceptor oxidoreductase family protein has translation MAAEIINGEKVIGKPKALYAEYPRKGGAAPTATHYCPGCGHGVLHKLIAEAIDDLGIQDRTVMISPVGCAVFAYYYFDAGNIQVAHGRAPAVGTGVSRAEENAVVISYQGDGDLASIGLNETLQAANRGEKLAVFFVNNTVYGMTGGQMAPTTLIGEKTTTTPEGRDPRFAGYPLHMCELISNLKAPVFIERVSVSDISHIRKARKAIRKAMEIQRDGKGYAFVEVLAACPTNLKMDAKQAIAFINEEMEPEFPLKNFRDNSAEAEILHRGVSDFTTETLEKLYGIDSGAGEKPLRTDFAPIQTKIAGFGGQGVLSMGLILAQAGVKANLNASWFPSYGPEQRGGTSNCSVVISGQSIGSPTVYTPDILIAMNRPSLEKFEGAVKEGGFILYDSTIGEVETPAGVKAVAVPATEKAKEAGDERAANSFMIGVLLGLNATGLEKEAFKEALAENFAGKPKVIAFNQQVFEAGAEWARETVKV, from the coding sequence ATGGCAGCAGAAATCATTAACGGAGAAAAAGTTATCGGAAAGCCAAAAGCCCTGTACGCGGAATATCCCCGCAAAGGAGGGGCAGCTCCAACAGCCACCCACTATTGCCCTGGCTGCGGACACGGGGTTTTGCACAAGCTTATCGCTGAAGCGATTGACGACCTCGGAATCCAGGACAGGACAGTTATGATCAGTCCTGTGGGCTGTGCAGTCTTTGCCTATTATTACTTTGATGCAGGCAATATCCAGGTTGCTCACGGCCGTGCCCCTGCAGTAGGGACAGGCGTCTCAAGGGCTGAAGAAAATGCTGTGGTGATTTCCTACCAGGGTGATGGAGACCTTGCTTCAATCGGCCTGAACGAGACTCTGCAGGCAGCAAACAGAGGAGAAAAGCTTGCAGTCTTTTTCGTAAACAACACCGTCTACGGCATGACAGGCGGGCAGATGGCTCCTACAACCCTTATAGGGGAAAAGACCACCACCACTCCTGAAGGCCGTGACCCCCGCTTTGCAGGCTATCCACTGCACATGTGTGAACTCATATCCAACCTGAAAGCTCCGGTATTCATCGAAAGAGTCTCGGTCTCGGACATCTCCCATATAAGGAAAGCCAGAAAGGCTATCAGGAAAGCTATGGAGATCCAGCGCGATGGCAAAGGCTATGCCTTTGTGGAAGTTCTTGCAGCCTGCCCGACAAATCTGAAGATGGATGCCAAACAGGCTATAGCATTCATCAATGAAGAAATGGAACCGGAATTCCCGCTCAAGAACTTCAGGGATAACTCCGCAGAAGCCGAAATCCTCCACAGGGGCGTAAGCGACTTCACAACGGAGACTCTGGAGAAACTTTACGGGATTGACTCCGGAGCCGGGGAAAAACCCCTCCGGACAGACTTTGCCCCGATCCAGACGAAGATTGCAGGTTTCGGAGGACAGGGTGTCCTGAGTATGGGGCTTATCCTTGCACAGGCTGGAGTCAAGGCAAACCTTAACGCCTCCTGGTTCCCTTCCTATGGCCCTGAACAGCGTGGAGGGACCTCAAATTGTTCGGTCGTGATTTCAGGCCAGTCCATAGGTTCTCCTACGGTCTACACCCCTGACATCCTTATAGCCATGAACCGCCCCTCCCTTGAGAAATTTGAAGGGGCAGTAAAAGAAGGAGGCTTTATCCTCTATGACTCGACCATAGGTGAAGTCGAGACTCCTGCAGGCGTAAAAGCCGTTGCAGTCCCGGCGACCGAAAAAGCAAAGGAAGCAGGCGATGAAAGAGCCGCAAACTCCTTTATGATCGGAGTCCTTCTGGGCCTGAACGCAACTGGTCTTGAGAAAGAAGCTTTCAAAGAAGCTCTTGCCGAAAACTTCGCAGGTAAACCAAAGGTTATTGCATTCAACCAGCAGGTGTTCGAGGCCGGTGCAGAGTGGGCAAGAGAGACCGTTAAGGTATAA
- a CDS encoding helix-turn-helix domain-containing protein, with amino-acid sequence MQEKIKEIADRVRELRELSEISVEKMAEYLQVSTETYEKYESGTEDISASILFEIAHRLQVDMATLLTGEEPRMNIFTVTRNGKGVSVERRKQYRYQNLAEKFIHKKAEFFIVTVEPKPQGTKPDTNSHPGQEFNYVLEGSLKVYIHNNEIILNEGDSIYFDSNYEHAMEALEGESAKFLAAIL; translated from the coding sequence ATGCAGGAAAAAATAAAGGAAATTGCAGACCGTGTCCGTGAACTGCGGGAACTGTCAGAAATATCTGTCGAAAAGATGGCAGAGTATCTTCAGGTCTCGACTGAGACTTACGAGAAATACGAAAGCGGAACAGAAGATATTTCTGCAAGCATACTTTTTGAAATTGCACACAGGCTGCAGGTGGACATGGCTACTCTTCTGACAGGAGAAGAGCCTCGCATGAATATCTTTACAGTCACAAGGAACGGAAAAGGGGTAAGTGTTGAGAGGAGAAAACAGTACAGATACCAGAACCTGGCTGAAAAGTTCATTCACAAAAAAGCGGAGTTCTTCATTGTTACAGTCGAACCCAAACCTCAGGGAACAAAACCTGATACCAACTCCCATCCGGGACAGGAATTTAATTATGTGCTAGAGGGAAGCCTGAAAGTCTACATTCATAATAATGAAATTATCCTTAATGAAGGAGATTCCATTTATTTTGATTCCAACTATGAACATGCCATGGAAGCCCTGGAAGGAGAATCTGCTAAGTTCCTGGCAGCTATTCTGTAA
- a CDS encoding AMP-binding protein, giving the protein MTSLLSQFVSKTDFESYEDFQENFKILVPENFNFAYDVVDAYARDSPEKLAMIWCDDYGGEKSFTFKDLKYYSDKAANLFAKHGIGKGDYVMLTLKSRYEFWYCILALHKLGAIAVPATHMLKTRDIVYRIEKAELKMIVCISENDVPEQVDEAHLECGDIPLKKAVVGGKAREGWIDFRKELEEVSPIFERPTGEAATKNEDICLAYFSSGTAGFPKMVEHDNTYPLGHILTAKYWQNVEDDGLHYTVADSGWGKCVWGKLYGQWIAGCAVFVYDYDRFEAKNMLEKASKYGVTTFCAPPTIYRFLIKENLSHYDFSTMQYAVVAGEPLNPEVFNRFLEFTGIKLMEGFGQTETVVTIATFPWMEPKPGSIGKPTPGFKIELMDRDGRICDVGEEGEIVINTQDGKPVGLFAQYGKDPGRTAKAWHDGYYHTGDMGWMDEDGYLWFVGRADDIIKTSGYKVGPFEVESALIQHPAVLECAITGVPDPVRGQVIKATVVLTKDYTPSEALKKELQKHVKNVTAPYKYPRIVEFVPELPKTISGKIRRIEIRDQDKK; this is encoded by the coding sequence ATGACTTCCTTGCTGAGCCAATTTGTTTCCAAAACCGATTTTGAATCCTATGAGGATTTCCAGGAAAATTTTAAAATCCTGGTCCCTGAAAACTTCAACTTTGCCTATGACGTGGTCGATGCCTATGCAAGAGATTCTCCTGAGAAACTTGCCATGATCTGGTGTGATGACTACGGGGGGGAGAAAAGCTTTACTTTTAAAGACCTGAAGTACTACAGCGATAAGGCTGCAAATTTATTTGCAAAACACGGCATCGGAAAAGGCGACTATGTAATGCTGACCTTGAAGAGCCGTTACGAATTCTGGTACTGCATCCTGGCTCTCCATAAACTCGGGGCTATTGCTGTTCCTGCAACCCATATGCTGAAAACCCGGGACATAGTGTACAGGATTGAAAAAGCCGAATTAAAGATGATTGTCTGCATATCAGAGAACGATGTCCCTGAACAGGTTGATGAAGCCCATTTAGAATGCGGGGATATTCCTCTCAAAAAAGCCGTGGTCGGAGGGAAAGCCCGGGAAGGCTGGATTGATTTCAGAAAGGAGCTTGAGGAAGTTTCCCCTATTTTCGAACGCCCTACAGGCGAGGCTGCGACAAAAAATGAAGACATTTGCCTTGCCTACTTCTCCTCCGGGACCGCCGGTTTCCCAAAAATGGTAGAGCACGACAACACCTACCCCCTGGGACATATCCTGACCGCAAAATACTGGCAGAATGTGGAGGATGACGGGCTGCATTACACCGTTGCAGACAGCGGCTGGGGTAAATGTGTCTGGGGCAAACTCTACGGGCAGTGGATAGCTGGCTGTGCGGTCTTTGTCTATGATTATGACCGGTTTGAAGCCAAAAACATGCTTGAAAAAGCCTCTAAATATGGGGTTACTACCTTCTGCGCTCCGCCCACGATCTACCGCTTCCTGATAAAAGAAAACCTCTCCCATTATGACTTCAGTACTATGCAATATGCAGTCGTTGCAGGCGAACCCCTCAACCCGGAAGTCTTTAACCGCTTCCTTGAATTCACCGGAATTAAACTTATGGAAGGGTTCGGGCAAACTGAAACCGTTGTTACCATTGCGACCTTCCCCTGGATGGAACCAAAACCCGGGTCTATCGGAAAGCCCACTCCCGGGTTTAAGATTGAACTTATGGACAGGGACGGCAGGATCTGTGATGTTGGAGAAGAAGGGGAAATCGTAATCAACACACAGGACGGAAAACCTGTCGGGCTCTTTGCCCAATATGGAAAAGATCCTGGAAGGACGGCGAAAGCCTGGCACGACGGCTACTACCATACCGGAGATATGGGCTGGATGGATGAAGACGGATACCTGTGGTTTGTGGGAAGGGCTGACGACATTATCAAGACCTCAGGATACAAGGTAGGACCCTTTGAAGTGGAAAGCGCCCTTATCCAGCACCCGGCTGTGCTGGAGTGTGCAATCACGGGCGTTCCCGACCCTGTCAGAGGTCAGGTAATCAAGGCGACCGTTGTGCTTACAAAGGACTACACACCAAGCGAAGCCCTTAAGAAAGAGCTGCAGAAACATGTAAAAAATGTCACGGCTCCCTATAAGTATCCCAGGATTGTGGAATTCGTTCCCGAACTCCCTAAGACCATCAGCGGAAAAATCCGCAGGATTGAAATCCGCGATCAGGACAAAAAATAA
- a CDS encoding FprA family A-type flavoprotein, with translation METYNIPEIARNVFSVGSKDWNCRMFDSLIPLPEGTSYNSFLVKGEKKTALIDTVNPGFEEELAVKINMVSDLEKLDYLIMNHAEPDHSNAISFILEKAPNALFVTTEKGVKMAKLYHELPEDRIKIIAEGDSLDLGGKTLRFIEAPWLHWPETMFTYLPEDQILFTCDFFGAHTAQGIYDEDIEDLIPFAKRYYGEIMMPFGKMGAKALEKIKDLDIKIIAPSHGPIYKDPGRIIGPYAKWTAGKTENKALIVYVSMWGSTREMVRTIAETLLQEGVDVRMYDLAVSDIGDVARELVDSRAIILGVPTVLGGMHPVALYGASLVKALNPPAKYGVVFGSFGWGGGALKQAGEILAPLKMEIVGTHQVKGRAKEEDLKKVVEIGRELAQKMKA, from the coding sequence ATGGAAACTTATAATATTCCAGAGATTGCGAGGAATGTCTTCAGTGTCGGGTCAAAAGACTGGAACTGCAGGATGTTCGATTCTTTAATTCCTCTGCCAGAGGGCACCAGCTACAATTCTTTTCTTGTAAAAGGCGAGAAGAAAACAGCCCTTATAGATACCGTAAATCCGGGTTTTGAAGAGGAATTAGCGGTAAAAATCAATATGGTCTCAGACCTGGAAAAACTTGATTACCTGATAATGAACCATGCCGAGCCGGATCATTCCAATGCTATTAGCTTTATCCTTGAAAAAGCTCCTAATGCCTTATTTGTAACAACTGAAAAAGGAGTGAAGATGGCAAAGCTCTACCATGAGCTGCCTGAAGACAGGATCAAAATCATTGCTGAAGGAGATAGCCTCGATCTGGGAGGAAAGACCCTTCGTTTCATAGAAGCCCCCTGGCTCCACTGGCCTGAAACCATGTTCACCTACCTTCCTGAAGATCAAATTCTTTTTACATGCGACTTTTTCGGAGCTCATACAGCCCAGGGTATCTATGATGAAGATATAGAGGATCTCATTCCTTTTGCAAAACGCTACTACGGCGAAATTATGATGCCTTTCGGGAAAATGGGGGCAAAGGCTCTTGAAAAAATAAAGGATCTCGACATAAAAATTATTGCCCCGAGCCACGGACCTATCTACAAAGATCCCGGGAGAATTATAGGTCCATATGCGAAATGGACTGCAGGAAAAACAGAGAATAAAGCCCTTATTGTCTATGTGAGTATGTGGGGGTCCACCAGGGAGATGGTCCGGACAATTGCAGAAACTCTACTACAAGAAGGTGTAGATGTCAGAATGTATGATCTTGCAGTCTCGGATATAGGGGATGTTGCAAGAGAACTGGTTGATTCCCGTGCTATTATCCTTGGAGTACCGACAGTCCTTGGAGGTATGCATCCGGTTGCCCTTTACGGCGCTTCCCTGGTAAAAGCGCTCAATCCACCGGCAAAATATGGGGTTGTATTCGGGTCATTTGGCTGGGGTGGAGGGGCACTGAAGCAGGCAGGTGAAATCCTGGCTCCTTTGAAAATGGAGATTGTGGGAACCCATCAGGTGAAAGGCAGAGCTAAAGAAGAAGACTTGAAAAAGGTTGTGGAAATAGGCAGAGAACTGGCTCAAAAAATGAAAGCATAA
- a CDS encoding glutamine synthetase family protein, producing MKTSSIELNPNKLVQYLNKPACEFTKEDIIKFVKENGIKMLTFRYVGGDGRLKALAFVIRDEEHLDNLLSAGERVDGSSIFSYIEADSSDLYVVPKYRTAFLNPFEEIPTLDILCSYFDKEGTPLKSASETVMKKAGQTLTEKTGYELQAMGELEYYIIANKDEVNMNFPAVDQKGYHESNPFTKFDQLRKEAMLYISEAGGKIKYGHSEVGNFTDDKYYYEQNEIEFETDTLENSADSLLIAKWMLRMLADQYGVRVSFAPKITVGKAGSGLHVHMKLLKDGKSVMVENGDVSDVAKRAMAGILDIAAGITAFGNRIPTSYLRLVPHQEAPTNICWGDRNRSALVRVPLGWFSEGSNSMVALANPNYNEDFRDHSYKSTFEFRAADPSADLYLLFAAFAVGIRHGFEMENALEVAKKLYISVNIFKDEHKDRLAQLEHLPASCYESAQALKKQKDIFMEYDVFTEGMINDAAKELEALNDNQLSERLYGKNDEIRKLVDAYLHIG from the coding sequence ATGAAAACATCATCAATAGAACTTAATCCGAACAAACTGGTACAGTACCTCAATAAACCAGCATGCGAATTCACCAAAGAAGACATTATAAAGTTCGTCAAGGAAAACGGCATTAAGATGCTGACTTTCCGCTATGTTGGCGGGGATGGGAGACTTAAAGCCCTCGCCTTTGTGATCAGAGACGAAGAGCACCTTGACAACTTACTTTCCGCCGGTGAGAGAGTAGATGGATCGAGTATTTTTTCATACATTGAGGCAGACTCAAGTGACCTCTATGTCGTCCCTAAATACAGGACTGCTTTCTTAAATCCTTTTGAAGAAATTCCCACTCTGGACATTCTCTGTTCCTATTTTGACAAGGAAGGAACCCCCCTCAAAAGCGCTTCTGAAACCGTCATGAAGAAGGCTGGTCAGACCCTGACCGAGAAGACAGGCTATGAACTTCAGGCAATGGGCGAACTCGAATACTATATCATTGCCAACAAAGATGAAGTCAACATGAATTTCCCTGCCGTTGACCAGAAAGGATATCACGAATCTAACCCTTTCACCAAATTCGACCAGCTCAGGAAAGAAGCAATGTTGTACATCTCCGAAGCTGGCGGAAAAATCAAGTACGGGCACTCTGAAGTAGGGAACTTCACTGATGACAAGTACTACTATGAGCAGAACGAAATCGAATTTGAGACCGACACACTTGAAAACAGTGCCGACAGCCTGCTTATTGCAAAATGGATGCTCAGGATGCTCGCCGACCAGTACGGTGTAAGAGTCAGTTTTGCCCCGAAGATCACTGTCGGAAAAGCCGGAAGCGGACTGCACGTCCATATGAAGCTCCTGAAAGACGGAAAGAGTGTCATGGTCGAGAACGGTGACGTCAGCGACGTTGCAAAGCGTGCAATGGCCGGTATTCTTGACATCGCTGCAGGAATCACTGCCTTTGGGAACAGAATTCCTACATCCTACCTGCGCCTTGTTCCTCACCAGGAAGCTCCTACCAACATCTGCTGGGGAGACAGGAACCGCTCTGCTCTGGTCCGTGTGCCCCTTGGATGGTTCTCCGAAGGATCAAACTCGATGGTAGCCCTCGCCAATCCGAACTACAACGAGGATTTCAGAGACCACAGCTACAAGTCGACCTTTGAATTCCGTGCTGCAGATCCCTCAGCTGACCTTTACCTCCTCTTTGCAGCTTTCGCTGTAGGTATCCGCCACGGGTTTGAGATGGAAAACGCTCTTGAGGTTGCAAAGAAGCTCTATATCAGCGTGAACATCTTCAAAGACGAACATAAGGACAGGCTTGCTCAGCTTGAACACCTGCCTGCTTCCTGCTACGAGTCCGCTCAGGCCCTGAAGAAACAGAAGGACATTTTCATGGAATACGATGTCTTCACCGAAGGCATGATCAATGACGCCGCAAAAGAACTTGAAGCCCTTAATGACAACCAGCTCAGCGAGAGGCTCTACGGCAAGAACGACGAAATCAGGAAACTTGTGGACGCTTACCTCCACATTGGCTAA
- a CDS encoding type III PLP-dependent enzyme gives MRKEPYEFPLEDFISREKFNKIKKFSRDKETPFLIIDLQRVERSYDELVEHMPFAKIHYAVKANPMDEVVLALKNKGSNFDVATVYELDQLLRLGVEPERISYGNTIKKEKDIGYAYEMGIRLFVTDSDNDLKKLSRRAPGSKVFFRILTESDGADWPLSRKFGSHPDLIYKLIMKAEKLGLEPYGLSFHVGSQQRDIGQWDNAISKCKYLFEAVAEKGIKLKMINLGGGFPAKYQAQANDLETYANEIRRFLHEDFGEELPEIIIEPGRSLVADAGIIVSEVIMIAQKARFNQYKWVYLDIGKFGGLIETLDECIKYPIFCDKKGCAEEVILAGPTCDSMDILYEQHKYSFPHTMREGNRVYIFTTGAYTQSYCSVNFNGFPPLKAYIL, from the coding sequence ATGAGAAAAGAGCCTTATGAGTTCCCGCTGGAAGATTTCATTTCAAGAGAAAAATTTAACAAAATTAAAAAGTTCTCCCGGGATAAAGAAACACCATTTCTGATCATTGATCTTCAGAGAGTAGAGCGCAGTTACGATGAACTTGTAGAGCACATGCCTTTTGCAAAAATCCATTATGCTGTAAAGGCCAATCCTATGGATGAGGTAGTGCTGGCTCTGAAGAACAAAGGTTCCAACTTTGACGTTGCAACGGTTTACGAACTTGATCAGTTGCTAAGGCTCGGGGTAGAGCCTGAGAGGATAAGTTATGGAAACACGATCAAGAAAGAAAAGGACATAGGTTATGCCTATGAAATGGGAATAAGGCTCTTTGTTACTGATTCCGATAATGATTTGAAAAAGTTATCCAGAAGAGCTCCCGGCTCAAAGGTTTTTTTCAGGATCCTTACAGAAAGTGATGGTGCGGACTGGCCACTTTCTAGAAAATTCGGCTCCCATCCTGACCTGATATACAAACTGATTATGAAAGCCGAAAAACTCGGGCTTGAACCTTACGGACTTTCGTTCCACGTTGGTTCCCAGCAAAGAGATATCGGACAGTGGGACAATGCAATATCCAAGTGTAAATACCTCTTTGAAGCAGTGGCCGAAAAAGGAATTAAGCTGAAAATGATCAATCTTGGTGGAGGCTTCCCTGCAAAATATCAGGCTCAGGCCAACGACCTTGAGACTTATGCCAATGAAATCCGCCGCTTTTTGCATGAAGACTTCGGAGAAGAGCTTCCCGAAATAATTATAGAGCCTGGGCGTTCTCTGGTTGCAGATGCCGGTATAATCGTAAGTGAAGTCATAATGATCGCTCAGAAGGCCAGGTTTAACCAGTACAAGTGGGTTTATCTTGATATAGGAAAGTTTGGTGGCCTTATTGAGACCCTTGACGAATGCATTAAATACCCCATTTTCTGTGATAAAAAAGGATGTGCGGAAGAGGTCATTCTTGCAGGTCCCACCTGCGACAGCATGGATATCCTCTATGAACAACATAAGTATTCATTCCCCCATACTATGAGAGAAGGCAACCGTGTATATATCTTCACAACCGGAGCCTACACCCAGAGTTACTGTTCCGTGAATTTTAACGGCTTTCCACCTCTCAAAGCCTACATTCTCTGA
- a CDS encoding 4Fe-4S dicluster domain-containing protein has translation MVKNDGKEPYPVINILECKACGRCLLACPKDVLFMSENLNARGYHYVEYKGEGCSGCASCYYTCPEPLALEIHIPLKKEEAE, from the coding sequence ATGGTAAAAAATGATGGAAAAGAACCGTACCCTGTTATCAATATTCTGGAGTGCAAGGCATGTGGGCGCTGCCTTCTTGCCTGCCCGAAGGACGTGCTTTTCATGAGTGAGAACCTGAACGCGCGGGGTTACCACTACGTAGAGTATAAAGGAGAAGGTTGTTCAGGCTGCGCGAGCTGCTACTATACCTGCCCTGAACCCCTGGCACTGGAAATCCATATTCCCCTGAAAAAGGAGGAAGCCGAATAA